The Brevibacillus choshinensis genome includes the window TCTTTTGCCACAGGTCAAAGACCCCGATCGTGCCCAGGCAGTCATTTATGCCGTACCGATATTGGAAAGTGTCTTCCGAATGCCGCAAAAGTCCAATGCAACTAAGCAGGAGGTGTAGATCATGCCCAGTACGATCTTGGCCGTGATCACCCTGAACAAGGAAAAGATAGCAGGTGGAGCACCTATCTTCATCGAGCCTGATAAAGAAAAAATGCAGCAAGTAGCGTTTACGCTGGAGAAGATTTTAGATGCGATGGTACATGAAGTGAGCGAGGATACCCTTATCATTGTTCGGCATAAGTAGTCTATGGTATGATTAGCTAATGAGAAAACCTTAACGGCGCGTATTCAGTGAGTAGCGACCCGCGATTGAGTGGAAGGTTTTTATGCGTATAGGAGTTTACAAGCTTATCTTGTACGTTCAAAAAGTAAATGAGAGAGAGTGTTGTTGATTATGGGATTGCCAGTGGTAGCCATTGTGGGGAGACCCAACGTGGGCAAGTCCACGATTTTTAACAGACTGATCGGCGAGCGCATCGCCATCGTGGAAGACATGCCGGGAGTTACCCGTGACCGATTGTACGGAAAAGGAGAATGGTTAACCCATACCTTTCATGTAATCGATACAGGTGGAATTGAGTTCGGTGAGACCGACGAGATTCTCACGCAAATGCGGTACCAGGCTGAGTTGGCTATTGATGAAGCAGATGTGATCATCATGATCGCAGATAGCCGAACGGGTGCTACAGACGCGGATGTAGAACTGGCACGTATGCTGAACCGTACAGGTAAACCAGTCGTGCTAGCGGTAAATAAAGCGGATAATCCGGAAATGCGTGCAGATATTTATGACTTTTATTCATTGGGATTGGGCGAACCGTTCCCTGTTTCCGGATCTCATGGTTTAGGTCTGGGGGACATGCTGGAAGAAGTCGTCCTGCATTTTCCGGCACAAGAGGATGAGGCATACGCGGAAGATCTCATCCGTATATCGATCATCGGACGCCCGAATGTAGGGAAGTCGTCTTTGACCAATGCCATTCTGGGAGAAGAGCGAGTGATAGTCAGTGAAGTGGCAGGTACGACAAGGGATGCCATCGATACGCCATTCGAACGTGATGGTCAAAGCTATATTCTCGTTGATACGGCTGGGATGCGCAAACGCGGAAAGGTTTACGAGAGCACAGAGAAATACAGCGTGATGCGTGCGATGCGTGCCATCGAGGATTCCGATGTGGTACTCGTCGTAATCAATGGAGAAGAGGGCATCATCGAGCAAGACAAGAAGATCGCTGGTTACGCACATGAGGCAGGCCGTGGCATCATGATCGTCGTAAACAAATGGGATGCGGTGGAAAAGGACGACAAAACCATGCAACGCTTTACGGAATTGATCCGTGAAGAGTTCAAGTATCTGGATTACGCACCGATCCTGTACGTGTCCGCCAAATCCAAGCAACGCGTTCACACGATTTTGCCTAAAGTGAATGAAATTTCCCAGGCACATGCGATGCGAGTACCGACGTCTGTCCTGAACGATCTGGTAACCGATGCGACCATTCGGACACCACCGCCATCTGACAGAGGAAAACGACTCAAAATCAACTATGC containing:
- a CDS encoding capping complex subunit for YIEGIA, encoding MPSTILAVITLNKEKIAGGAPIFIEPDKEKMQQVAFTLEKILDAMVHEVSEDTLIIVRHK
- the der gene encoding ribosome biogenesis GTPase Der, which codes for MGLPVVAIVGRPNVGKSTIFNRLIGERIAIVEDMPGVTRDRLYGKGEWLTHTFHVIDTGGIEFGETDEILTQMRYQAELAIDEADVIIMIADSRTGATDADVELARMLNRTGKPVVLAVNKADNPEMRADIYDFYSLGLGEPFPVSGSHGLGLGDMLEEVVLHFPAQEDEAYAEDLIRISIIGRPNVGKSSLTNAILGEERVIVSEVAGTTRDAIDTPFERDGQSYILVDTAGMRKRGKVYESTEKYSVMRAMRAIEDSDVVLVVINGEEGIIEQDKKIAGYAHEAGRGIMIVVNKWDAVEKDDKTMQRFTELIREEFKYLDYAPILYVSAKSKQRVHTILPKVNEISQAHAMRVPTSVLNDLVTDATIRTPPPSDRGKRLKINYATQATVKPPTFILFVNDPELMHFSYERYIENKIREAFVFEGTPVRIWTRKKT